The following DNA comes from Spirochaetota bacterium.
CTTCCAATATTTTAATACAGACCATAATGCTACGATGAGAAGAAGAAGTAGAAAGAGAGGGTAAGCGAGGGTAAACATCATTTTGCTAATCCTGCATTTTCATTATCATGCTGTGCTACAGAGGGTGTTGGACTTGTATCTCGTATATAGGCTAAGGCTGTTTTTATATCTTCATCCTTTCTGTCTTGAGTAGGGATTACATCAGCAAATTTCACAAGGTCAGCCTCACGTAATAGTGGAATTATTTGCTTATCCCTATCCCTCTTTACCCGACGAGCTATCTCCTCTGTCGTAAATTCTACAGCTGGAAATCCCCGCAATCCTTCAAGGTAATAACGAAGAATTTCAGAGAACCTGAAATAGAACTCCTTGTAGTGACCCTTTTCAAATAGTTTCTCAGCCTGTAATTTTCTAATCTCATCTCTAGCAATAACATCAGGCGTTCTCTGATCAATGATCTCATCAATCCCCCGCTGCCTCATTCTCCTCCATAGTATTATTCCAATAGCAGCAATAAGAACAATAGTGATACCGATAATCCATGGAAGATACTTCAACCATAGAGGAGTTATCGGCATAATACCAATTAGTGATTTTAACTGTGCATCAGCGGGTCGTTCTCCCAAATTAGATAATACCTCAAGCGATACAGGATCACCGGTAATAATATTCTTTTCGCCCTCCTTGTCCTCAAAGGTGAGACTAAAGGGTCCAATTTCAAAGGACTCAGCGCGGTCAATCAATATCTTTAGCGCTACCCCCCCCTCTATCATATTGCGATCAATAATAGTATATTCATCCAATTCATCAATCTCTGATTCGCTTATCAGTTTGCTCTCCGGTGGAAGGGTGTATTTAATTGTAAGGATAACAGTATCACCTACGCGGGCAGATTTTCGATCTAATGATGCTGAAAGACTGGCTGGGGGAGTGTTATCGGTTGCAATATCCTCAGCCGTTAAAAAAAGAAGAGGGAGAGAGTTCATTACTAAGTATACAATTACTAACAAACGAATCATCATTGACGTCTACCCTTCCTCTCAAAAAGACGCATCAAAGGCTCAACCACCAAACCATTGGTAGTTAATTCAACCATATCCACGCCTAAATTGTTTAACAAATCCTTTAATTTTCTTTTTTCTTCGGTTATATAATTTGACCACCTTTTTCTTACATATCTATTAGAGCTATTTATGATAACATTCTCACCAGTCTCAGGATCGCGCATGCTTATTAGGCCAACATCAGGAAGAACCTCTTCAGAGGGATCAATTATGTGAATTACAGTGAGATCATGCCTCTTTGCAGTTAGGCGTAGTGTTTTTTCAAATCCCTCATCTATGCAATCAGAGATCAAAAAAACAATCGCATGCCTTCTGCAAATCTTATTCAAGTAGGTCAGTGCTGTATCCAGATTTGTAGTTAAATCCTCAGGTTTATAGGTGAATATCTCCTTAATAAGTCTCCATACATGTGATGCGCCCTTCTTTGGTGGTATATATTTCTCCACCTTTGAACTGAACAAAAGAGCGCCAACCTTATCATTGGTCCTTATGGCAAGAAAGGCTAACATGCCCGCCACCTCTGCCAGCAATTCCCTCTTCAGCCTTCCCCTAGTACCGAAAAAGTGAGAACCGGAGATATCCAAAAGAAGTATTACGGTTAATTCCCTCTCTTCATGAAAAACCTTCACAAAGGGATGGCCAAATCGAGCCGACACATTCCAATCAATTGTACGGATATCATCTCCTGGTGTATATTCTCTAACCTCTGCAAACTCTATTCCTCGCCCTTTAAAAGCACTTACATATTGACCTGCAAATAGATCACTAGCCAACCTCCTAGTTTTAAAGTGAAGGCCTTGTATCTTTTTAAGAATCTCCTCTGATAGCATATTATGGAACCTCAATGTGTTCAAGGAACATTGAAATTAAATCATCAGAACTTTTCCCCTCGGCTTCGGCTTCATAACTTAGAATTATTCTATGACGTAGAATATCAGCCGCCATTGATTTCACATCCTGAGGAGTCACATAACCGCGTCCGTTCATAAATGCATGGGCCCTAGCCGCCACCCCAAGCCATATGGAAGCCCTTGGAGATGCTCCATAGCTTATCATGGATGTAAGCTTCAGCCCAACCTCCTCTGGCTGACGCGTTGCTCTTGATATGCGTACGATGTAATCCACAATCTTCTCTTCCATATGAATTAACTCTACTGTTTCCCTCATCAATGAAAGTTCAGTTGTATCAACAACCCCATTGATCTCCTCTGTGGATACCTTATAAGCCCTCTGCATAATATCCTTCTCCTCCTCATAAGAGGGATAATCTACTTTTATTTTCATCATAAAACGATCTATCTGCGCCTCAGGAAGGGGATATGTACCTTCCTGCTCAATCGGATTCTGTGTGGCCATCACCAGGAAAGGCCTATTCAGAGAAAAGGTCTCCTCCCCAATGGTTACCTGACACTCCTGCATGCTCTCCAGAAGTGCGCTTTGAACCTTAGCTGGCGCTCTATTTATCTCATCTGCTAGAATAATATTGTGAAATATTGGCCCCTTCCTTATTTCAAATGTACCTGTGTCAGGACGATATATTTGTGTGCCCAAGATGTCAGCAGGAAGCAAATCTGGAGTGAATTGTATTCTCTGAAATGAGGTCT
Coding sequences within:
- a CDS encoding DUF58 domain-containing protein — protein: MLSEEILKKIQGLHFKTRRLASDLFAGQYVSAFKGRGIEFAEVREYTPGDDIRTIDWNVSARFGHPFVKVFHEERELTVILLLDISGSHFFGTRGRLKRELLAEVAGMLAFLAIRTNDKVGALLFSSKVEKYIPPKKGASHVWRLIKEIFTYKPEDLTTNLDTALTYLNKICRRHAIVFLISDCIDEGFEKTLRLTAKRHDLTVIHIIDPSEEVLPDVGLISMRDPETGENVIINSSNRYVRKRWSNYITEEKRKLKDLLNNLGVDMVELTTNGLVVEPLMRLFERKGRRQ
- a CDS encoding MoxR family ATPase, which produces MDIQEITKRVEKEGMVLRKIMAEIEKAVVGQRYLMERMLIGLLCDGHLLLEGLPGLAKTTAVRSLAASIKTSFQRIQFTPDLLPADILGTQIYRPDTGTFEIRKGPIFHNIILADEINRAPAKVQSALLESMQECQVTIGEETFSLNRPFLVMATQNPIEQEGTYPLPEAQIDRFMMKIKVDYPSYEEEKDIMQRAYKVSTEEINGVVDTTELSLMRETVELIHMEEKIVDYIVRISRATRQPEEVGLKLTSMISYGASPRASIWLGVAARAHAFMNGRGYVTPQDVKSMAADILRHRIILSYEAEAEGKSSDDLISMFLEHIEVP